Proteins from a genomic interval of Papaver somniferum cultivar HN1 chromosome 4, ASM357369v1, whole genome shotgun sequence:
- the LOC113271801 gene encoding uncharacterized protein LOC113271801, with protein sequence MGSDSMMNKGSVPVCPKEFGKKKRTNRLAKLKQEKLDARREQWLSQAKNKGFKEELSGGNDSVLPVSLPPSKNERNLELKSTRGENVVEFIMNCGGRVDSVLGGNDTRKERPGSSSGSCSSSSGCFSGTISEEEEEERVEDDDDGCLDDWETMADALIADEKEKAPKSDPFAAKKVSAELAKPERNRAVLNPEAKPHAWRPDDAYRPQSLPYLEKQLSLPTNSDRHCGRGGVNWACHVITSPPSSCPICYEDLDLTDSSFLPCSCGFHLCLFCHKRILEADARCPGCRKQYADPLNKDTGVGGGTAPSIRFARSCSMNTRS encoded by the exons ATGGGTTCTGATTCAATGATGAACAAGGGTTCTGTTCCTGTTTGCCCCAAGGAATTCGGCAAGAAAAAAAGG aCAAACAGGTTGGCGAAATTGAAGCAAGAAAAACTTGATGCGCGGAGAGAACAATGGCTATCTCAAG CCAAAAACAAGGGTTTTAAGGAGGAATTGAGTGGGGGGAACGATTCAGTTCTTCCAGTATCTTTACCACCTTCAAAAAATGAGaggaatttggagttgaaatcaaCAAGGggtgaaaatgttgtggaattCATAATGAATTGTGGTGGTAGGGTTGATAGTGTTTTGGGTGGGAATGATACTAGAAAAGAACGTCCAGGGAGTAGCAGTGGAAGTTGCAGTAGTAGTAGTGGATGTTTTTCTGGAACCATCagcgaagaagaggaagaggaaagaGTAGAAGATGATGACGATGGATGTTTGGATGACTGGGAGACAATGGCTGATGCCTTAATTGCAGATGAAAAGGAGAAAGCCCCTAAATCTGATCCTTTTGCTGCAAAAAAAGTCTCTGCTGAATTGGCCAAACCTGAACGTAACAGGGCTGTATTGAATCCTGAGGCAAAACCTCATGCATGGAGGCCTGATGATGCTTATCGTCCACAGAGTTTACCTTATCTTGAAAAACAACTTAGTTTACCAACGAATTCTGATAGGCACTGTGGCCGTGGAGGTGTTAATTGGGCTTGCCACGTTATAACATCACCGCCTTCATCTTGTCCTATCTGCTATGAAGACTTGGATCTGACGGACTCGAGTTTTCTCCCTTGTTCTTGTGGATTTCATCTTTGCCTCTTCTGTCATAAGAGGATTCTTGAAGCTGATGCGCGTTGTCCGGGTTGCAGAAAACAGTATGCTGATCCTTTAAACAAGGATACAGGTGTTGGTGGAGGAACTGCTCCTTCTATCCGGTTTGCTCGATCGTGTAGCATGAATACAAGGTCTTAG